The genomic DNA TGGCGTAGAGGTTGTCGAAGACGTAGTTGATCTCCGAACCGTGGTAGGCACCACGGGAGTTGGGCCCCGTCGCCGCCGGCGGGACGTGCTCCCAGTAGTAGGTGAACACCGGGCTCTTGGCCGTCTTCGCCCACTGGGCCGCCCACAGGTTCGCCGAGACGCGCGAGCCCTCGCGGGCGGAGGCGTTGCGGGCCTGGCCCGCCTCCGTGTCGGTGGTGGCGGGGTAGAGAGTCAGGAACTCGTCGGCGAGAGTGCCGTACTCCTTCTCGGCGGTGCTGAGGTAGTCCGCGAGCTTGACGGTCGGGCTCGGGGAGGCGCCGTTCTCGTCCTTGTTGCCGCCGGCCAGCACGGGTACATCGTTCAAGTGGCCACCCGCCAGGGCCTGTTCGTACGTCCAGGGCTTGACCCAGCCGTCGAGGACCGGGCGGAACTCCGGCGGGTTGCCGTTCACCGGACCGCTGACCGTGGTGTCGTTCGCGTTCTGGCCCGCCATCAACTTGTCGACGGTCAGTGCGCGGAGAGCGTCGAGCGTGGTGGCGCCGAGTGCCGTGGCGTAGGCGGTTCCCTGGCTCTCGGCCGTCTCCAGGGTGCGGTACGACGCTGCCAGCGCGGCGATTTCGGGGTCGCCGGTGGCGCGGGCGCCGGCGCTCTCGGAGATCGCGCCCTGGAACAGGCCCTTGGCGAGCGGGGAGTAGATGAGGTGCATCACGGAGGCGCCGCCCGCCGACTGGCCGGCGATCGTCACCCGGTCCGGGTCGCCGCCGAACGCGGCGATGTTGCGCCGTACCCAGCGCAGGGCCTCGATCTGGTCGAGCAGCCCGTAGTTGCCGGACGCCTGGTGGCCGGACTCCGCGCCGAGTTCGGGGGTGGAGAGGAAACCGAACGCGCCGGTGCGGTAGTTGAGGGTGACCACGACCAGGCCCTTGGCGGCGAGGCCCGCGCCGTCGAAGCCGGGGTCGGAGGCATAGCCGCCGGTGAACCGGCCGCCGTAGATCCAGACCAGGACCGGGCGCTTCTCGCGTGAACTCGCGGCTCCGGTCCAGACGTTGAGGTTGAGGCAGTCCTCGCTCATCGTGACCGAGGCCGAACTCATCGTCTGCTGCGGGCAGATGTCCCCGAAGGTGTCCGCGACGCGCGCGCCGGTCCAGGAACTCGCCCGCTGCGGCGGGCGCCAGCGGTTGGCGCCCGCTGTGGTCGCCGCGTACGGCAGGCCCTTGAAGACGGTGACGCCGGAGACCAGGGACGCCACTCCGGAGATCCGGCCGGTGTCGATCCGGAGGGGGCCCGTCAGCGGGGTTCCGGTGGTTTCGCGGTCCGCCGCGTGGGCGCCGGTCCCGGTTCCGACGAGCGCGGCCGTCGCGGCGACGGTCAGCGATCCGTTGAGGAAGGTCCGACGGTTCATGGCGTTCGAAAGCATGGGGGGCTCCCTGGTCTAGGTACTTGCGAACGTAAATTCCGGCGACCGGGAACGCCAACAATATTGTCAACTTCAGAGCGGATCCACAGCATGCTCCCGCAGCGGTCCCACGGCGAGGCCCCGTGTCGCGCAGGTGTCGAGGATGCGGGGCACGGCACCGAGGGTGGCGCGCCAGGAACCGGGTGCCGAGGTGCAGTCGGAGTCGTGCAGCAGGATCGTGCCGCCGCCGCGCAGGTCCTCGGTGACGGTCCGGTGGACCGACTCCGGTGTGGCGCGCGCCCGCCAGTCCTCGCCCCAGGCCGTCCACAGCACCGGCGTGAGCTCCAGGCGGCGGGCCGCGAGATGGGCGGCGGTCGACATCACGCCGTAGGGCGGGCGGAAGAGCCGTGGTGTGCGCCCGGTGAGGTCGCCGACCGTGTCACGGGCGCGGGCCAGGTCGTCGCAGGTGGCGCGAGGCCCGCGCAGCAGAAGCGGGCGATGGAGCCACCCGTGAACGGCGATCTCATGTCCGGCAGCGGCGATCTCGCGGACCAGGCCGGGGGCGCGTACCGCCTGGCTGCCCAGGAGAAAGAACGTGGCGTGGACTCGGCGCTCGTCGAGCAGGCGCAGGAACAGCGGGGTGGACAGCGGGTCAGGCCCGTCGTCGAAG from Streptomyces sp. NBC_01478 includes the following:
- a CDS encoding carboxylesterase/lipase family protein — its product is MLSNAMNRRTFLNGSLTVAATAALVGTGTGAHAADRETTGTPLTGPLRIDTGRISGVASLVSGVTVFKGLPYAATTAGANRWRPPQRASSWTGARVADTFGDICPQQTMSSASVTMSEDCLNLNVWTGAASSREKRPVLVWIYGGRFTGGYASDPGFDGAGLAAKGLVVVTLNYRTGAFGFLSTPELGAESGHQASGNYGLLDQIEALRWVRRNIAAFGGDPDRVTIAGQSAGGASVMHLIYSPLAKGLFQGAISESAGARATGDPEIAALAASYRTLETAESQGTAYATALGATTLDALRALTVDKLMAGQNANDTTVSGPVNGNPPEFRPVLDGWVKPWTYEQALAGGHLNDVPVLAGGNKDENGASPSPTVKLADYLSTAEKEYGTLADEFLTLYPATTDTEAGQARNASAREGSRVSANLWAAQWAKTAKSPVFTYYWEHVPPAATGPNSRGAYHGSEINYVFDNLYATNLPWTDADRAVADTLSDYVVNFVTHGDPNGHGLTRWPAANHRFATTMELGDRFGTLALADAAKADFFERFFASQKRW
- a CDS encoding polysaccharide deacetylase family protein → MTATRFLRTTARVALPALPILAAAYAAPVLSTYGPLRNRVMPRLAGRGRPDHVALTFDDGPDPLSTPLFLRLLDERRVHATFFLLGSQAVRAPGLVREIAAAGHEIAVHGWLHRPLLLRGPRATCDDLARARDTVGDLTGRTPRLFRPPYGVMSTAAHLAARRLELTPVLWTAWGEDWRARATPESVHRTVTEDLRGGGTILLHDSDCTSAPGSWRATLGAVPRILDTCATRGLAVGPLREHAVDPL